One Myxococcales bacterium genomic region harbors:
- a CDS encoding SpoIIE family protein phosphatase: protein MNAPITLEDVLAGNDTQLLAQLSEKELLRLYWKFRGLAKTLERDTAFWSSTNDNLKVAYERLDEKERELAAAYHIIREDLEVASSVQKALLPRMFATMASELELSVYHKQLSEVGGDYFDYFRTASDRYAIGLFDISGHGVSSALVMAYLKAQFMTIMERLEDPAEIVEWVNKASFEFLREVRKYATVNFTTFAEDKLTYVCGGGYGLLLAKNGEEYVFEKKNHFLGLRQKPYIERELPFGVGDILVLYTDGMVEAQSAEGADYSVARLNGLIRKNRDLSTDDIVRICVEDYQSFRVQDSDDITLIVMRKTA from the coding sequence ATGAATGCTCCGATTACCCTCGAGGACGTCCTCGCCGGGAACGACACGCAGCTCCTCGCCCAGCTCTCCGAGAAGGAGCTCCTGCGGCTCTACTGGAAGTTTCGCGGCCTCGCGAAGACCCTCGAGCGCGACACGGCCTTCTGGAGCTCCACGAACGACAACCTCAAGGTCGCCTACGAGCGGCTCGACGAGAAGGAGCGCGAGCTCGCCGCGGCCTACCACATCATCCGCGAGGACCTCGAGGTGGCCTCGAGCGTGCAAAAGGCGCTCTTGCCCCGCATGTTCGCCACGATGGCGAGCGAGCTCGAGCTCTCGGTCTATCACAAGCAGCTCTCCGAGGTCGGCGGCGACTACTTCGACTATTTCCGCACGGCGTCCGACAGGTACGCGATCGGCCTCTTCGACATCTCGGGCCATGGTGTGAGCTCGGCGCTCGTCATGGCGTACCTCAAGGCCCAGTTCATGACGATCATGGAGCGCCTCGAGGACCCGGCGGAGATCGTCGAGTGGGTCAACAAGGCTTCGTTCGAGTTCCTGCGCGAGGTCCGCAAGTACGCGACGGTGAACTTCACGACCTTCGCCGAGGACAAGCTCACGTACGTGTGCGGCGGTGGGTATGGCCTGCTCCTCGCCAAGAACGGCGAAGAGTACGTGTTCGAGAAGAAGAACCACTTCTTGGGCTTGCGCCAGAAGCCCTACATCGAGCGCGAGCTGCCGTTCGGTGTGGGCGACATCTTGGTGCTCTACACGGACGGCATGGTCGAGGCCCAGAGCGCCGAGGGCGCCGACTATTCGGTCGCGCGCCTCAACGGGCTCATCCGCAAGAACCGCGATCTGTCGACCGACGACATCGTTCGCATCTGCGTCGAAGATTACCAATCGTTCCGAGTTCAAGACTCCGACGACATCACGCTCATCGTGATGAGGAAGACGGCATGA
- a CDS encoding ATP-binding protein, translating to MSQEPTPVNELDEARLMQTRTRYRMSLGPLEHVSGDLGGLLGEQVMQILGMFYPRNFAKKANVVVTELVTNVFENVFDPKSTFDLEIDAGPSGLVIAVKNRVSPEQYEKVKSRIDTIRTTPDLRALLASTIRERRAERLKGGLGLMRLAQENKFDLAIAYEDGAMTVTATYTTGVEA from the coding sequence ATGAGCCAAGAGCCCACACCCGTGAACGAGCTCGACGAAGCTCGGCTCATGCAGACACGAACCCGGTACCGCATGTCGCTCGGCCCGCTCGAGCACGTGAGCGGAGACCTCGGCGGCTTGCTCGGCGAGCAGGTCATGCAGATCTTGGGCATGTTCTACCCGCGTAACTTCGCCAAGAAGGCCAACGTGGTGGTGACCGAGCTCGTGACCAACGTGTTCGAGAACGTCTTCGACCCGAAGTCGACCTTCGACCTCGAGATCGACGCGGGCCCGAGCGGGCTCGTCATCGCGGTGAAGAACCGCGTGAGCCCCGAGCAGTACGAGAAGGTGAAGAGCCGCATCGACACCATCCGGACCACCCCGGATCTCCGCGCGCTGCTCGCCAGCACCATTCGAGAGCGCCGCGCGGAGCGGCTGAAAGGAGGGCTTGGCCTGATGCGCCTCGCCCAAGAGAACAAGTTCGACCTCGCCATCGCCTACGAAGACGGAGCCATGACCGTGACCGCGACGTACACGACGGGGGTAGAAGCATGA
- a CDS encoding NAD(P)H-binding protein, which produces MKVVLFGATGMVGQGVLRECLLAQDVSEVCVVGRTKLPARGPSEPPRDKVREVTVDDVGELGAVAGELAGADAIFFCAGASSAGMTEEAYTRVTYDLTLRAAKALLPASPGATFVYVSGAGTDASERGRTMWARVKGRTENALLSLGYARAFMFRPGLIQPLDGIRAKTPLYRAAYVVLAPVVPVMRWLAPGLVTTTRSVGRAMLEVARKGADKAVLESADIAAIG; this is translated from the coding sequence ATGAAGGTCGTGTTGTTCGGGGCGACGGGGATGGTCGGCCAAGGTGTCTTGCGCGAGTGTCTGCTCGCGCAAGACGTCTCCGAGGTGTGCGTCGTGGGCCGCACGAAGCTGCCGGCTCGGGGGCCCTCCGAGCCTCCGCGCGACAAGGTCCGAGAGGTCACGGTCGACGACGTCGGCGAGCTCGGCGCCGTGGCGGGGGAGCTCGCCGGGGCCGACGCCATCTTCTTTTGTGCCGGGGCCTCGTCGGCGGGCATGACGGAGGAGGCGTACACCCGCGTCACGTACGACCTCACCTTGCGCGCGGCGAAGGCCCTCTTGCCCGCCTCTCCGGGCGCGACCTTCGTCTACGTGTCGGGGGCCGGGACCGACGCGTCCGAGCGGGGGCGAACGATGTGGGCACGTGTGAAAGGGCGCACCGAGAACGCTCTCCTTTCGCTCGGGTACGCGCGTGCGTTCATGTTCCGGCCGGGCCTCATCCAGCCGCTCGACGGGATTCGCGCGAAGACGCCCCTCTACCGCGCGGCCTACGTCGTCCTCGCGCCCGTCGTGCCGGTGATGCGGTGGCTCGCACCCGGCCTCGTGACGACGACCCGCTCGGTCGGTCGCGCCATGCTCGAGGTCGCACGGAAGGGCGCCGACAAGGCCGTGCTCGAGAGCGCGGACATCGCCGCCATCGGGTGA
- a CDS encoding FKBP-type peptidyl-prolyl cis-trans isomerase has product MSLRASIPFVSLVCLSVTACEPKPLAAPRAAERHGSDGAALTPEAPTPPPPPPDCPNTPDLTKLAGEPVTGEWVTTPSCLKYVVLRPGAGKQPKSRLSSVRAHYTGWLLDGTKFDSSVDRGKPFDFRLSQVVPGWTEAMLGMKEGEKRKLVIPYALAYGRDGHGNIPPKATLVFDVELLEVLVE; this is encoded by the coding sequence ATGTCGCTGCGCGCTTCGATCCCGTTCGTGTCTCTCGTGTGCCTCTCCGTCACGGCGTGTGAGCCGAAGCCCCTGGCAGCCCCGCGGGCGGCCGAACGCCACGGATCCGACGGGGCCGCGCTCACCCCCGAAGCGCCGACGCCCCCGCCCCCGCCGCCCGACTGCCCGAACACGCCCGACCTCACGAAGCTCGCGGGCGAGCCCGTGACCGGAGAGTGGGTCACGACGCCCTCGTGCCTCAAGTACGTGGTCTTGCGGCCGGGAGCTGGGAAACAGCCGAAGAGCCGCCTCTCGTCGGTACGTGCACACTACACGGGATGGCTCCTCGACGGCACCAAGTTCGACAGCTCCGTCGACCGCGGCAAGCCGTTCGACTTTCGCCTGAGCCAGGTCGTGCCCGGCTGGACCGAGGCGATGCTCGGCATGAAAGAGGGCGAAAAGCGCAAGCTCGTGATCCCCTACGCCCTCGCCTACGGCCGCGACGGGCACGGGAACATTCCCCCGAAGGCGACCCTCGTCTTCGACGTCGAGCTCCTCGAAGTGCTCGTGGAGTGA
- the dnaA gene encoding chromosomal replication initiator protein DnaA, with the protein MIDRAHDELWHDAVAYTRGRSPGSFEQWFSGVQFEGLIDGVLSLRARDEFVRDWVEQHFLPTLADYLRAQTGLSIQTAWSVGGDLESPVVDGPIAPAVRPRVLRPSAAPPPALPEGWEPAPASARRPNLAPPPPITLNPKYTFANFVVGPSNQLAHAAAIAAAGGGGPRHNPLFLCGGTGLGKTHLVHAVAHRVRSERPQAKIVYISAEKFVNEFVQALQEGKMAEFRARYREKCDLLLVDDIQFLASKTQTQEEFFHAFNALHQADKQIIVTSDKYPQHLERMEERLISRFTWGLVADIQGPELETRVAILRKKALAENIDLSPDVVLLLAQAVRSNVRELEGALIRLAAKSSLVGHPIDLDFVRQELSVTVPRITETSIDDIQRAVCHHFKLTERELCSKDRHKSIAFARHIAMYLCKQRLKASFPEIGRAFGNRDHTTVMSAVRKVDGLRDTDPETRAHLDALDRKLGG; encoded by the coding sequence ATGATCGATCGCGCGCACGACGAGCTCTGGCACGACGCCGTCGCGTACACCCGGGGGCGTTCTCCCGGGAGCTTCGAGCAGTGGTTCTCGGGCGTTCAGTTCGAGGGGCTCATCGACGGGGTGCTGTCGCTGCGCGCTCGGGACGAGTTCGTCCGCGACTGGGTCGAGCAGCACTTCCTGCCGACGCTCGCCGACTACCTCCGCGCGCAGACCGGGCTCTCCATCCAGACCGCGTGGTCGGTGGGTGGTGACCTCGAGAGCCCCGTCGTCGACGGCCCCATCGCGCCCGCCGTGCGCCCGCGCGTGCTCCGCCCGTCGGCCGCCCCGCCCCCCGCGCTACCCGAGGGGTGGGAGCCTGCGCCCGCGTCCGCGCGACGCCCGAACCTCGCCCCACCGCCCCCCATCACGCTGAACCCGAAGTACACCTTCGCGAACTTCGTCGTGGGCCCGTCGAACCAGCTCGCGCACGCGGCGGCGATCGCGGCGGCCGGAGGAGGAGGGCCTCGTCACAACCCGCTCTTTTTGTGCGGTGGAACGGGCCTCGGAAAGACGCACCTCGTGCACGCGGTCGCCCACCGCGTGCGCTCGGAGAGGCCGCAGGCCAAGATCGTCTACATCTCGGCCGAGAAGTTCGTGAACGAGTTCGTCCAGGCCCTCCAAGAGGGCAAAATGGCCGAGTTTCGCGCGCGTTACCGCGAGAAGTGCGATCTCCTCCTCGTCGACGACATCCAGTTCCTCGCCTCGAAGACGCAGACCCAGGAGGAGTTTTTCCACGCGTTCAACGCGCTCCACCAGGCCGACAAACAGATCATCGTCACGAGCGACAAGTACCCGCAGCACCTCGAGCGCATGGAGGAGCGCCTCATCTCGCGCTTCACGTGGGGCCTCGTCGCCGACATCCAGGGGCCCGAGCTCGAGACCCGGGTCGCGATCCTCAGGAAAAAGGCGCTCGCCGAGAACATCGACCTCTCCCCCGACGTGGTGCTGCTCCTCGCCCAAGCCGTGCGCAGCAACGTGCGTGAGCTCGAGGGGGCCCTCATCCGCCTCGCGGCCAAGTCGAGCCTCGTCGGTCACCCGATCGACCTCGACTTCGTGCGGCAGGAGCTCTCGGTCACGGTGCCTCGCATCACCGAGACGAGCATCGACGACATCCAGCGCGCCGTATGCCACCACTTCAAGCTCACCGAGCGCGAGCTCTGCTCGAAGGACCGGCACAAGAGCATCGCCTTCGCGCGGCACATCGCCATGTACCTCTGCAAGCAGCGCCTCAAGGCGAGCTTCCCGGAGATCGGGCGCGCGTTCGGCAACCGGGATCACACGACCGTGATGAGCGCCGTACGCAAGGTCGACGGCCTCCGCGACACCGATCCGGAGACACGCGCCCACCTCGACGCGCTCGATCGCAAGCTCGGAGGCTGA
- a CDS encoding transcriptional repressor: protein MARPKKDPPPGIDELKELLRGSGLRATRPRIAVLQCLHDATVPKSHGDLVEELAREGYDRATIYRNLTDLAESGIVARTDLGDHVWRFSLEKSASGARHEGHHPHFVCSDCGTIACLSGISLAVKGDVASVPKSVGKLAVEVQLRGLCDACAS from the coding sequence GTGGCCAGGCCGAAAAAAGACCCTCCTCCCGGCATCGACGAGCTCAAAGAGCTCCTTCGTGGCTCCGGGCTCCGCGCCACCCGTCCGCGGATCGCGGTGCTCCAATGCCTGCATGATGCGACCGTCCCGAAGAGCCACGGCGACCTCGTCGAAGAGCTCGCGCGCGAGGGCTACGACCGCGCGACCATCTACCGCAACCTGACCGACCTCGCCGAGTCCGGCATCGTCGCGCGCACCGACCTCGGCGACCACGTGTGGCGCTTCTCGCTCGAGAAGAGCGCCTCCGGGGCCCGCCACGAGGGGCACCACCCGCACTTCGTGTGCTCCGACTGCGGCACCATCGCGTGCCTCTCGGGGATCTCGCTCGCCGTGAAGGGAGACGTCGCGAGCGTGCCCAAGAGCGTGGGCAAGCTCGCCGTCGAGGTGCAGCTCCGCGGATTGTGCGACGCCTGCGCGAGCTGA
- a CDS encoding DEAD/DEAH box helicase has translation MTSLAETRALLEGQSRGRFGRLAPELVASLALGAASGGDFAVAKAAFDALARRYAFARRDELSPTHATTFGSPPLGDYTTAGAKGKRAGERPYVTRIVSLGPVVTRCSCPDFVRSGLGICKHGLVVLESLGALVFSECAGPEVDVAWDPFVPLAGSRDRLARLGIRRAGEALAPYLDGPRPSAETLASPESRAAFVDALTQALERAELTADPSVGTLLADEGRTAHLRAEAARALPRSLATLTSLARPLYPYQRAGVEHVLTSGRTLLADDMGLGKTTQAIAVCHALLASERARKVVVVCPVALRSQWRREWEATTGAAPIVVVEGSREERARAFRAVTRGAVVVGYEQLLRDLAHVLELRPDVLVVDEAQRVKNWATKSSACVRAIDAKYTLVLTGTPMENRLDELASLMDLVDDGVLEPKWRLAAEHVTSGPEGDGPATGARGLGGLRARLGPFFLRRARKDVLADLPPRTDIRVPVELTAEQREKHDELLVPISQLLALSRSGKLAPGSSRRLLALLAEQRMLCNGIAHHAFATVWPRIRDLPPTDEVRASLHSPKLSVLRALVERVVVDQGRKALIFSQFRSMLQLAEWAVRDVLAAAKKRAVFFTGAEGKAERERALEAIREDDTCAVLFASDAGGVGLNLQDTITACIELELPWSPQVREQRIGRIHRLGQKAPIDVYDLVSEEGLEGRIAGLLERKSALFSAVLDDTRDEVELSSAESLFSAIGRLVDPVPIAAAESNDDAAASDAGDAGDVEDVGARGAGPRPAAEEPRLAGITVTHLADGGVRVEAAPGAARALLAALEKLEGRGKRAARRG, from the coding sequence ATGACGTCGCTCGCCGAGACACGGGCGCTGCTCGAGGGGCAATCGCGCGGGCGCTTCGGGCGCTTGGCGCCGGAGCTCGTGGCGAGCCTCGCGCTCGGGGCGGCGAGCGGTGGAGACTTCGCGGTCGCCAAGGCCGCCTTCGACGCGCTCGCGCGGAGGTACGCGTTCGCGCGGAGGGACGAGCTCTCCCCGACCCACGCCACGACCTTCGGATCCCCACCGCTCGGCGACTACACGACCGCGGGCGCCAAAGGGAAACGCGCCGGAGAGCGGCCCTACGTGACCCGGATCGTGTCGCTCGGGCCCGTCGTCACGCGCTGCTCGTGCCCCGACTTCGTGCGGAGCGGGCTCGGCATCTGTAAACACGGGCTCGTGGTGCTCGAGTCGCTCGGAGCCCTTGTTTTTTCGGAGTGCGCGGGACCCGAGGTCGACGTCGCGTGGGACCCGTTCGTGCCCCTCGCGGGGTCGCGGGATCGTCTGGCGAGGCTCGGCATCCGGCGCGCGGGAGAGGCGCTCGCGCCGTACCTCGACGGCCCGCGTCCGTCGGCGGAGACCCTCGCATCTCCCGAGTCGCGCGCGGCGTTCGTCGACGCGCTCACGCAAGCCCTGGAGCGCGCGGAGCTCACCGCGGATCCGTCCGTGGGGACGCTCCTCGCCGACGAGGGGCGCACGGCTCACCTCCGCGCCGAGGCCGCCCGAGCCTTGCCGCGCTCCCTCGCCACGCTCACGTCTTTGGCGCGGCCGCTCTACCCGTACCAGCGCGCGGGCGTGGAGCACGTCTTGACCTCGGGCCGCACGCTCTTGGCCGACGACATGGGCCTCGGAAAGACCACGCAAGCCATCGCGGTGTGCCACGCGCTCCTCGCGAGCGAGCGAGCCCGCAAGGTCGTGGTGGTGTGCCCGGTCGCGCTGCGCTCGCAGTGGCGACGCGAGTGGGAGGCGACCACGGGCGCGGCGCCGATCGTGGTCGTCGAGGGCTCGCGCGAGGAGCGGGCGAGGGCCTTCCGCGCGGTCACGCGGGGCGCGGTGGTCGTGGGCTACGAGCAGCTCCTCCGTGACCTCGCGCACGTGCTCGAGCTCCGCCCCGACGTGCTGGTGGTCGACGAGGCCCAGCGCGTGAAGAACTGGGCGACCAAATCGTCGGCGTGCGTGCGCGCGATCGATGCAAAGTACACCCTCGTGCTCACGGGCACGCCGATGGAGAACCGCCTCGACGAGCTCGCGAGCCTCATGGACCTCGTCGACGACGGCGTGCTCGAGCCGAAGTGGCGCCTCGCGGCCGAGCACGTGACCTCGGGCCCCGAAGGGGACGGCCCGGCCACCGGGGCGCGGGGTCTCGGGGGCCTAAGGGCGCGCCTCGGCCCGTTTTTTCTGCGGCGAGCGCGAAAAGACGTGCTCGCCGATCTGCCTCCACGCACCGACATTCGCGTCCCCGTGGAGCTCACCGCGGAGCAGCGCGAAAAACACGACGAGCTGCTCGTGCCGATCTCGCAGCTCCTCGCCCTCTCTCGGAGCGGCAAGCTCGCGCCGGGCTCGTCACGAAGGCTGCTCGCGCTCCTCGCCGAGCAGCGCATGCTGTGCAACGGCATCGCCCACCACGCGTTCGCCACGGTGTGGCCGCGCATCCGCGACCTCCCCCCGACCGACGAGGTGCGCGCGAGCCTGCACTCGCCGAAGCTCTCGGTGCTGCGCGCGCTCGTGGAGCGTGTGGTCGTCGATCAGGGCCGAAAAGCCCTTATTTTCAGCCAATTTCGCAGCATGCTCCAGCTCGCCGAGTGGGCCGTGCGGGACGTGCTCGCGGCCGCCAAAAAGCGCGCGGTGTTCTTCACCGGCGCCGAGGGGAAGGCCGAGCGCGAGCGCGCCCTCGAGGCCATTCGCGAGGACGACACGTGCGCCGTGCTCTTCGCGAGCGACGCGGGCGGCGTGGGCTTGAACCTGCAAGACACGATCACGGCGTGCATCGAGCTCGAGCTCCCGTGGAGCCCCCAGGTGCGCGAGCAGCGCATCGGGCGCATCCATAGGCTCGGGCAGAAGGCGCCGATCGACGTGTACGATCTCGTGTCCGAGGAGGGCCTCGAGGGGCGCATCGCGGGCCTGCTCGAGCGAAAATCCGCCTTGTTTTCCGCGGTTCTCGACGACACGAGGGACGAGGTCGAGCTCAGCTCGGCCGAGTCGCTCTTTTCGGCGATCGGGCGCCTCGTGGATCCCGTGCCGATCGCGGCCGCGGAGTCGAACGACGACGCGGCCGCGAGCGACGCGGGGGACGCGGGGGACGTGGAGGACGTGGGGGCGCGGGGTGCGGGGCCTCGGCCGGCGGCCGAGGAGCCGCGCCTCGCGGGCATCACGGTCACGCACCTCGCCGACGGCGGGGTGCGTGTCGAGGCCGCGCCGGGGGCCGCGCGCGCGTTGCTCGCGGCCCTCGAGAAGCTCGAGGGCCGCGGGAAACGCGCCGCGCGACGCGGGTGA
- a CDS encoding DUF4403 family protein translates to MLRFFMVALTLVAGCGPAATEGPRSVPKTCEITLVPSPSEVSLPAQTTPARTTGLVAHVVVPYSRIARELEPRVPTRLADERGHDIGVAGSLDLTVDRGPLLVSATDRDLVVRTNLRGQARACTQARGCYATCAPEAAAEVHVPLALTESYGFAQPRVMVKITRGCRIAALGGLVQIDITPTIEARIEPELRKVEQRLASELPSLKPQVVRAYAELGHPRELPLGLGCAYVHPQGITQGPASATDKAVSLRFRLEVSPEVRPRCDAPAPLFAPLVPKLGHDAAMPASDETEISELVPLAAFARAAESTTPVDLGAKVTRVARAEARADADGLWLDATLEGEVCGPSRAHARPAWSSDALAIRLVDARPGSSDRDALAHARLPGDALATFVGAHVAVTPKLTPRGLETGLPALARAAATATQDVTVDAQTTSVAPGEVHVLDTDVRVGSRVRAQITVTVADEAPKGKRSAP, encoded by the coding sequence ATGCTTCGCTTTTTTATGGTCGCGCTTACCCTCGTCGCCGGATGCGGGCCTGCTGCCACCGAGGGGCCGAGGAGCGTGCCCAAGACGTGCGAAATCACGCTCGTTCCGAGCCCGTCGGAGGTCTCTCTGCCCGCCCAGACCACCCCCGCGCGCACGACGGGCCTCGTCGCCCACGTCGTCGTCCCGTACTCGCGCATCGCCCGCGAGCTCGAGCCCCGGGTGCCGACCCGCCTCGCCGACGAGCGCGGGCACGACATCGGCGTTGCCGGCTCTCTCGACCTCACGGTCGACCGCGGTCCTCTCCTCGTGTCGGCCACCGACCGCGACCTCGTCGTCCGCACGAACCTCCGAGGGCAAGCGCGCGCCTGCACCCAGGCCCGCGGGTGTTACGCGACGTGCGCGCCCGAGGCCGCAGCCGAAGTGCACGTGCCGCTCGCGCTCACGGAGAGCTATGGCTTCGCCCAGCCGAGGGTCATGGTGAAGATCACACGCGGGTGCCGGATCGCCGCGCTCGGAGGGCTCGTCCAGATCGACATCACCCCGACGATCGAAGCGCGCATCGAGCCCGAGCTGCGCAAGGTCGAGCAGCGGCTCGCATCCGAGCTCCCGAGCCTCAAACCCCAGGTCGTCCGGGCGTATGCCGAGCTCGGGCACCCGCGCGAGCTGCCCCTCGGCCTCGGGTGCGCGTACGTGCACCCGCAAGGCATCACGCAAGGCCCCGCCTCGGCCACCGACAAGGCCGTCTCGCTCCGCTTCCGCCTCGAGGTGAGCCCCGAGGTGCGGCCTCGCTGCGACGCGCCCGCGCCCCTCTTCGCGCCGCTCGTCCCGAAGCTCGGGCACGACGCCGCCATGCCCGCCTCCGACGAGACCGAGATCTCCGAGCTCGTCCCCCTCGCGGCGTTCGCGCGCGCCGCCGAATCGACGACGCCCGTCGACCTCGGAGCGAAGGTCACCCGCGTGGCGAGAGCCGAGGCGCGCGCCGACGCGGACGGCCTCTGGCTCGACGCCACCCTCGAGGGCGAGGTGTGCGGCCCTTCGCGCGCACACGCACGGCCGGCGTGGTCGAGCGACGCGCTCGCGATCCGGCTCGTCGACGCGCGCCCCGGCTCATCCGACCGCGACGCCCTCGCCCACGCGCGCCTCCCCGGAGACGCGCTCGCGACCTTCGTCGGAGCCCACGTCGCCGTCACGCCGAAGCTCACCCCGCGAGGCCTCGAGACGGGGCTCCCTGCGTTGGCGCGCGCGGCCGCCACGGCGACCCAGGACGTCACCGTCGACGCGCAGACGACCAGCGTCGCTCCCGGCGAGGTGCATGTGCTCGACACGGACGTACGTGTAGGCTCACGTGTGCGTGCGCAGATCACCGTGACCGTGGCCGACGAGGCACCGAAGGGCAAACGCAGCGCCCCATGA
- a CDS encoding carbonic anhydrase (macrophage inducible 5; Mig-5) → MKAHTKETQASMTPAKALQFLREGNKRFQENLRAHRNLLEQVNDTRDGQFPFATILSCIDSRTSAELIFDQGLGDIFSVRIAGTIVNEDILGSMEFTCKIAGAKIIVVLGHSKCGAVKGACDGAQLGNLSTLLNKIQPSVYREKSVTENRNSKNDAFVEKVTEIQVRRSVEQILEASVVLREMVEKGEIYLIGGTYSVETGEVTFFDDTLHGAS, encoded by the coding sequence ATGAAAGCCCATACCAAAGAGACCCAAGCCTCGATGACCCCGGCCAAGGCGCTTCAGTTCCTCCGCGAGGGGAACAAGCGCTTCCAGGAAAACCTTCGCGCTCATCGCAACCTGCTCGAGCAGGTGAACGACACGCGCGACGGGCAGTTCCCCTTCGCGACCATCCTGAGCTGCATCGACAGCCGCACCTCGGCGGAGCTCATCTTCGACCAAGGTCTCGGCGACATCTTCAGCGTTCGTATCGCGGGCACCATCGTCAACGAGGACATCCTCGGCTCGATGGAGTTCACCTGCAAGATCGCTGGAGCGAAGATCATCGTGGTCCTTGGACACTCCAAGTGCGGCGCGGTCAAGGGCGCGTGCGACGGCGCCCAACTCGGAAACCTGTCGACGCTGCTCAACAAAATCCAGCCCTCGGTGTACCGCGAGAAGTCGGTCACCGAGAACCGCAACTCGAAGAACGATGCCTTCGTCGAGAAGGTTACCGAGATCCAGGTGCGCCGCTCGGTCGAGCAGATCCTCGAGGCGAGCGTCGTGCTTCGTGAGATGGTCGAGAAGGGGGAGATCTACCTTATCGGTGGCACCTACTCCGTCGAGACCGGGGAGGTCACGTTCTTCGATGACACCCTCCACGGCGCGAGCTGA
- a CDS encoding SRPBCC domain-containing protein translates to MTAESRTMRTARDLPFTPDQVYAAFASPDVLASWWGPDGFTNTFESFAFEVDGRWTFVMHGPDGASYPNENVFKVLEPGRTVVIRHDCAPYFTLTVRLAPAEGGTRLTWEQVFDDATFAANVRHIVVPANEQNIDRMTRALAKA, encoded by the coding sequence ATGACCGCCGAATCCAGGACCATGCGCACCGCCCGCGATCTCCCGTTTACGCCCGACCAGGTCTACGCGGCGTTCGCGTCGCCGGACGTGCTCGCTTCGTGGTGGGGCCCGGACGGGTTCACCAACACGTTCGAGTCGTTCGCCTTCGAGGTCGACGGGCGGTGGACCTTCGTCATGCACGGGCCAGACGGCGCGAGCTACCCGAACGAGAACGTGTTCAAGGTCCTGGAGCCGGGCAGGACCGTCGTCATTCGGCACGACTGCGCTCCGTACTTCACGCTCACCGTGCGTCTCGCTCCGGCCGAAGGGGGGACGCGTCTCACGTGGGAGCAGGTCTTCGACGACGCGACCTTCGCCGCGAACGTCCGGCACATCGTGGTGCCCGCGAACGAACAGAACATCGACCGGATGACGCGCGCGCTCGCGAAGGCGTAA
- a CDS encoding GNAT family N-acetyltransferase — protein sequence MVPSLPRRAGAPNTWYLWSVKAVESLALRIRPDDLTGEAIRAVIAEHLRGMREASPPESVHALDIDALRAPGLTFWSAWVGEELAGMGALKRLDGRRGEIKSMRVAASFLGRGVGRAMLRHIMAEAKVSGLASLWLETGSTPAFAAALGLYEREGFTRCGPFGDYELDPFSVFMTRTL from the coding sequence ATGGTACCTTCACTGCCGAGGAGGGCCGGAGCCCCGAACACGTGGTACCTTTGGTCGGTGAAGGCCGTGGAGTCACTCGCCCTGAGAATTCGCCCCGACGACCTGACGGGAGAGGCCATTCGAGCGGTTATCGCCGAACACCTCCGGGGGATGCGCGAGGCCTCTCCGCCGGAGAGCGTCCACGCGCTGGATATCGACGCTCTCCGCGCGCCCGGGCTGACGTTCTGGTCGGCGTGGGTCGGGGAGGAGCTCGCGGGGATGGGGGCGCTCAAGCGCCTCGATGGCCGCCGCGGAGAGATCAAGTCGATGCGTGTCGCCGCCTCGTTCCTGGGGCGCGGGGTAGGGCGCGCGATGCTTCGTCACATCATGGCGGAGGCGAAGGTCTCGGGCCTTGCCAGCCTCTGGCTCGAGACCGGAAGCACCCCGGCCTTCGCGGCCGCCCTCGGGCTCTACGAACGCGAGGGGTTCACGCGCTGTGGCCCCTTCGGCGACTACGAGCTCGACCCGTTCAGCGTCTTCATGACACGGACCCTTTGA